The Prevotella herbatica genome contains the following window.
AACGCAGCAAGCTGCATTATTTCGCAGAGAAAGACAGTTACCACACTGCGGGAGTACATGTAGTTCATGTTGATGTGTTTTCTCAGCTTTACACTTTCTTTTGTATTTTTAATTAATTCCGCAAATATTTTTGTAACTTTGGGGCACAAATAAGAAAAACAAAGAGTGTAAACACTAAATGTAACTTAAAAAAACAAACCAAATTATGATAAGTAAATTAGGAGATGTACCTATAGACCCAGAACACCCATTTGATGGATGCAAATTAGATAGGAAAAAGTATGCTGAAATATTAACGCAGATAGTATCACAATATGATAGCTGTGTTTTAGCTATAAACAGTGAATGGGGTACTGGTAAAACTACATTTATCAAAATGTGGCAGCAACATCTTATCAACAACGGTTTTAATGCTCTGTATTTTAATGTCTGGGAAAATGACTTTATTAGTGACCCATTAATTGGATTCATTGGTGAATTTAAAGAACTGAGCAAACAATACAATTTGGATACAGAGTTAAGCAAAGTTACTAATGCTGCAAGTAAAATAGTTCTATCAATGTTACCAGCATTAGTTGAAGCAATAGCAAAACAATATATTGGTGATAATGCTGTCAATATTATTAAAGGATGTGCCCAAGGAGTTACAGATGTATTAAGTAAAGAATTCCAAGATTATGAAAACCAAAAGAATTCTATCAAAGAATTTCGTGAAGCTCTTCAAAACTTTATTAGTCAATGCAAATCTGACAAGCCTCTAATATTTTTTGTTGATGAATTGGACAGATGCAATCCTGCTTATGCAGTAAAAGTTTTAGAAAGAATAAAACATCTTTTTTCTATTCCAAATATTGTCTTTGTTTTATCAATAGACAAAAAGCAACTATGTAATGCTGTAAAAGGATATTATGGTAGTGAGTCATTAGATGCAGAGAATTATCTTAAACGATTCATAGATATAGAATATAATCTACCAGAACCAAGTTATGAGGATTTCTGTAATTACTTATATGATAGATTTGAGATTAAAACACGCATGAAATATCTCGGATATGGAAAAAGTCTTAATGATTTTGCAATAACTCTATTCCAATATAACAAACTGAGTTTGAGACAAATGGAAAAGATTTATTCTCATGCAAACTTAGCTGTGAGTTGTGATAAAAAGCAAAAATGTGATCCTATGCTTTTCCTCTTTTTTGTATTTTTAAAAGTCTGCCATAATGAAATCTACACCTCTTTTGAGGAGAAAATATACAAAGAGCCCCAAGATATTGTAGATGTATTAGAACCATTTCTGCCTGAAGATTCTGAGGAATCAGAAATATTATCAAAGGTTTTAGGAAAAACTATATGCATATTTTTTTCTCACACTAAACCATTTTCGGTGGAAAATCTTAAGGAAAAAGCTGAATCACTTTCTATTCATAAAAATACAGCTCATACAATAAGCGTAGAAATTGATTTTTTTTATTATTCATTTCATGGTAACTTCACATTTGACAAATTAACCGAAATAATAGATTTATTGATTAATTTTAATTGATTTAGGCAGCTATATTATAACTAGTAATGATACAGCTTTATAGCTTTATATTATCCTTTAAATAGCAAAATCGTTTAATCTTAAAAACATAGAAATGAAAGAAAAGGAAAACAAAAAGCCCAACAGTGTGACAATGGGAAAACAATATGTAAACATAGAAAAAATGACAGACTCAGAATTCATATCATGGCTCTATCTTGAACGAGACAGAGAAGAGTCTATTCGTAACAACCCAGGTTGGAATAATTGGGCTTTAGTGGCTGCATTAATTTCTGTTATATGCTATATGTATTCTATTTTATTAATTAAAAAGCCTCATATTAATGTGTATAAATCAATTATTTTTTCTTCATGGATCATTACTATTTTGATTTTCATAAAGCCTTGGTTCGATTTATTCAAAGTGAAACGTGCAATTGATTTAAAAAGAATAAGAGAATTAAAGGACGAAGCACCTATTCTAGATTCATGCTATATAATATTTGTATCAATTATATATTCTACTATTATAAAATTTAAGGAACCAATTGTCATAGATGCAGTTAATTACTGGGCGTGGATGTCTCTTACTTGCGCATTTTCAATTAGTTTGATTTACGTAGCAATCAACAAACATAAAATCGCACCAGCACTTGGGAAAATTTATTTATTTCCTTCGACAAACAAAAGTTTTGCATTCAACTTGTTTATTATTGGTATAGCCCTCCTTGCAAATTATTCTTCTAAAAAAGAGATACCAACATTCAACTCAAAAGAATTTGTTCTTGGTATAGTATTTGCAACGATATTAGTATTATTTTATATTTTACTAAAAGTTAATTTTAGTGGTGGAAAAAAAATCCATATTGACGAGCTTATAGACAAGGTCGTGTATAAGAAATACTCTCGTGACAATGCCTATAGAAATATTCAAACCATTAGATTAGGGTATTTGCCTGTTGATTATTTAAAGAGCGAAGTTGAAAGATTGAACGAAATATACAAGGAATGTCAAAAATCAATTTCTTCAATAGAGGAAGCTAGAGATGAAATATCTAATCAAGAAAAATATTCACAGAAACTCATTAAGAATATATTAAAAAGGATAGACGACACAATTGAGTTATGCCAAGTTTACGGAAAATCTAATAAACATTTGATAAAGAAGTTAAAAGAAATGTCAATAAATAAGTATACTTATACTGACACAGAATTTCAACACCTTGTTATGTCAATAAGTGATCAAATGCCAGACTATGGAAATTTAATTAAATTATGCCGTAAACTAAATGCTGAATTTAAAATATATCTTAACAAATTTTACTGCTACAAATACAAAACAAGATGTGATAAAGAAGATTGTAAAGATAGGTTCAAAACAAAATCGACCAAATACAACCTGACAAGAAAGCTTGTATTATTTTGTCATAATAAGCATAGTTAGTATAATTCTAAACGTAGGGTGTTGTCTGTATCGTTTAAAAAATCTCTAAAGATTCTGACAATATTATTAGTCATCTGTCTTTATACTGATTTATTTCTATCAGCGACAGAATAAGACATAAGCCTACATTATTACTTTGCAAACAACATATAAATATCGCCGACAACACAGTTTTATGCCAACATTTTGTAAGCCAAGAGCTAAGAAAATAACAAAGAAGACATATTACACAAAAAGTTTTTTTTTATTCCTTTATATTTTGCTATGACATAGAAAAAGACTACTTTTGTATTTTAACACAAAAAAAACAACCCTAAATTATCTATTATATGAATAGAATTATTCTCGTTGGTAATGGCTTCGACTTAGCTCACAAACTTCCCACAAAGTACGAAGACTTTATAAATTGGTATTCTCAGGAAAGATTCAGATCTATTGCATACAGCGATTCTAAGATATCAAGCGATATGTTGTGTTCTTTATCTCTAAAAAACAAGCATCAATTTAATAATCTGAACAAAACTAATATTCCACAAACAAATAAAGAAATGATTACATATAATTCATGGCATCATTTTTTTAACAGCACTTATGGTGAATATAGTGGGCTTCTTGATATGATCGCAGATAAAAATAATAGCTATGATGTGGAATTTACACCCCTATTTGCTAATATCATTAACTCAATTGAAACTAAAGGATGGGTAGATATTGAAAATGAGTATTACAACTTTTTGCGTTCATTTTTAGATAAACCAGAATATAAAGATCCAAAAGAACTTAACGACGAGCTGGACTTTATAAGAGCTAAACTAACAGAATATCTAACACTAGTCCAAGATAAATATATAAATGAGAATATATTAAATAAAAATATAAGCAAAATAATATTTGAGCCCATAAATAAAAATGATCTATCAATTGAAACAATAAAATATTTAAAAAGGAATCATAAAAATGGGCACTATACTTTTGATAAAGATAGAAACAAATCCAAATTTAACCTCGAACCAGAAATAGCACCTACTTATATATGTATTCTTGATTTCAACTATACTAAAACTGCCGATTTATATTTACCTAATAGTAAATATTTTCAAATAAATCATATTCATGGAGACTTAGAGCAACCAGAGAATGTGATATTTGGTTATGGGGATGAACTGGATAGAGATTACAAAGAATTATCGAGACTTAACGATAATGAATATCTACGCAATAGTAAATCTATAAAATATCTAGAATCAAGTAACTATCATGACGTCCTTTCTTTTATTGAGTTCGACAAATTCCAAATATACATTATGGGGCATTCGTGTGGTAACTCAGACAGGACTTTAATGAACACGCTATTCGAACATGAAAACTGTGCTTCTATCAAACCGTTTTACTACCAGAGTAAAGACGGCGAAGATAATTATTTAGATATCGTTCAGAACATCAGCCGCAACTTCACGGATATGAAACTAATGAGAGACAGAGTTGTCAACAAAGAATTATGTGAGCCACTTCCTCAAAATGACTCCACAAAAAAGCAAGAGATATAAAGAGGATAAGCTTTGCAGTGAGCTACATGAATGTATGCAAAGCATGCAAACGAACTAATTCAAAAATAAATAATAATAAAATCATGGGAGAAAACAATGTAAAAGAAATCAAATGCTCAAGTGTAGAGGATTTTATCCACAAGATATCATATAACGGAGAGCTATATGGACTTCGTAGTAATAAGTATATTTATCGAGGAGAATCTTCAGATGAATATAAACTTATTCCTAGTGCTTTACGTGAGCAAAACCACGAAGACCTTGTTAACTTAGTTAAGACATATTTTCCTACTTTTAAGTATAAAAATGATAATTCAGAGTCTTTTCAAATGGTTGCAGAATATATCAGTCTACATCTTTTTTACATGTATTGTGATTACAGGGGCTTGCATATTCCAAACACAAATGACTTTAGGCATAAACTTATTGGCAAAGTAAATATTGATGATATTTTATACAATAAGTCAACATGGCTCCCTTCTGAATATATAGAGATAGCAGGATTAGCACAACACTATGGAGTTTACACTCGTCTTTTAGACTGGTCTAGAAATATAAATGTGGCTTTATACTTTGCAGTTTCAGGGTTAATGAACTTTGATGAATCAGAAAAGCCAGAAAATATAGTACTTTGGGTGTTGAATACAACTGTCTTAAATACTGTAGAAAAAGATCACGATGGAATTATCTTATCCATCCCAGAATATGCTGGCAATCCAAACCTTTGTGCCCAAAAAGGTGTATTCTCACTATATTCTATTAAGAGTTACTATAAAACTGATCATGCAGAATTTTTTGATAATAATGATAAAATAGTAAAACCTTTAGATGAAATTATAAAGGAAGAAATAAATAGCGGTAATGAAGAACCTATATTATATAAAATATTGATTCCTACTCCACAAAATTATGAATTATATAATTACTTATGTAATGAAGGTTACGATGCATCATTAATATTTCCAGGATTTGAAGGAACATCAAAAACACTTAAAGAAAACCTTTATTGGAGCAATCAAAAACAAAAGAACAAACAATGAGAAAATGCCAGCGATTATAGTATGATTATGTATTGTTTACTTTACATATACATTTGCAATACTATTGTTTAAAAGAGACAATGCTGTTCATGCTGTTTGCAGTTTATCTGCGTGAATCTCCGCCATCTGCGAGAGACTATGTAGTTCATGTTGTTACGTTTAGTCTATGGGCATCTGCAAAGAAATATAATAGCATTTTTTCATGGTGGAACATCAATAATTTTATTCATATCATCTATGGAAAAGAATATTTTCAGTTTTGCAACAAGTTAAAAATAATTCAAAATATAACATTTAATCTAAACAGATACTATTAATAATACTTTAATCATTACTTTTGCAATTCTATATATTTTGTCAAACTAAAAAAACATTAATTATGAGTATTATGATTGTGCAGTTTCTGCATACAAGTGGAGAACATTCGTTTACAAAATCCAAAAACGAAGGAGAAAAACTGTTTAAGGATTGGAATTGTGATATAAAGCATCAAAGAAAATATCTTTGTACTACAGGTGCTTATATTAAGAATGGAAAAAAAATAGAAGTGAAAGAAAATGATACTACGAATAAGATTTATTTTTGGGGAGAGTGGGAACCGCAATCAGAAGTCACTCGTATTGTCAATCAAGATACTTGTAATGATGATGGCGCTTTGCCACATTTTATTCATGAACCATTTCTAAGGCTTAATGAATCAGGACAGCTTATCAAAGGAGACAAAAATTCAACACCTACCAATACGGATCCATTTGTGTTCGGTGAAGATGGATTTTATTATAGCTATTGCATGCAAAGCATAAAAACATTGCAGGAATTGGACCCAGGAAGTATTATTTTATTTGGTTCAACAATCAAGCGAGACACACCTGATGCTTACTTTGCTTTGGATACTGTTTTTGTTGTGGGACCAAAAGAGAATAAGCTAAAGTATAATATAAATAATGATCTAAGTGAATTGGAAGAATTTGCACCAAAGTATTACTTGGATATTATGAATTATAAATCATCGGAAAACAATCCAAATTGTTCTTGCAATAAAAGTAAATCTGAAGGTTGTGAAAAAGAAGAAGATTTTACTTGCTATCGTGGTGCTAGTTATAAGAATCCTATAAATGGAATGTATAGTTTTGCACCATGTAAGGTTGGATCGGAAGGAGAAAAAGGATTCGAGAGGGTGAAACTGACAAAGGATTCTTTTAATCAGATTTATAAGGAAGCAATTATTAGTAATAATAACGCTCAAGGAGTAAATTATACAAAGACTGATAAAATCCAAGATAATTTTAAAATCTGGACAAAATTGTGTGAGATTATTGAAAATAATGGATGTTATGAAGCTGTAAAGCTTAATTATACAGTAAGATAATATTGAGACTTCTTGCATGAGAAGTCTTAATATGACATCAATATATGGACTCTTAGCAGACTATAACACCAAAGTATGCTGAGAGTCCTATTATGATTAAATTCATAAATGAATGGCTTGAAGAGTTCCTAGTAACAAGCTATTAATTAATCAGGCTACATATCAAATAAAACAACACTTTAAATTATCAATTCACGTCTGTACATCATGAAAAGATTACTCCCATCACAATACTAGCAGCATGAACCCTTGTTGCTTTAGCAAGTAAGCCACAAGTTAAGAAAACAGCAAAAAAGACTGTTACAACGCATCAGAAGAAAACTTCAGGTGTAAAGCGTGACACCTTAATCATCAAGTTTAATCCCAATTCTGCTCAAAATGCACCTGAAGGAATGAAGGCAGAGTAAAAAATAGCGTCCCTGTACCTCATTTACTTTCTTATATGTCGTTATATGTTTATTTATAGTTATCATAAGGACATTGAAAGAGAAGTCCTTATTCCCTAATAAAATACCAATTAAAGTGATAAGGACAAATTAAATACGAGCGGTTATACGCCTAAAACGTATTTTATGAATCAAAATGTATATATTTAAAGTCAAATTGTACTGGACCTATTTTTTCTTGGGCGAAATACTTATTCATAAACTCACTAAATTCTTTCAACATTTCATCATCTTTATTTGATTCCATTAGCTCATCAATAAAACTTTTAAAGGCATCTTTACTTTTCCATATATCATCCACTACGGGACTAGATAGATATGCATAATTATTAGAATTTTTATTTATTAATGAAGGAAAAACTGTAGTATAATTTGATTTCACATAACTTATAAATATTTCATCTGCTCTTTCATTTCGAAATTCATCATAGTGGTATGTTCCGTCATGATTAATAACCTTTCCTAAATAGGATGTGTAATCTAGAAATTTCAATACTTTATCAAATGTCATATTACAGTCACATGCCAATTGAAGCGTTTTCTCACTTATCTTATGACATTCTTCTGCTGTGAAATTTAACTTGGATGTTACAGGTAATTCAATAAACAAATCTTTTATAAATTTAGCAACAAACTCAGAAGCACCATTTTCAAAGAAGACTTCATAAATGAAGGCTTTATTCTCTTCTGGTGTTAAAGGTGACTTAAGAATTACAGAATAAACAAAATTAACTTTTAGAAAAATGTCCCCTATTTTATATCCTACATAAAAAATACTACTGATTACTTTTTTATATATTTCTATATTACTAATTTTAGCATTGCCTAAGAGATCAGATAAATTATAACCTTTTTTATCATTAAGCCAAACATTAATATATTGTTTAATCTCTTGGTAAGGCTTGTTCATCACTTTTTCAAATTCATCTTCAGAAATATCAGAATCCAACAAAGAATAATAAAAATAACGATCTATATATGAAGGATTATTGATTGTTTTTGTTTGATAAGTTTGTAGGTTAAACAACACTCGTAGCATACTTTCTATATTCTTAATATCTTCGTCATCGGTATATTTGTTTTTTATTATTTCAAGTATATCTTCATTATCTGAAGATGAATTTGTTTGACTCTTCTTCCATAATTTTAAATAGTTACCATCCTTAACTAGATACTTAAAATGCGCTTTTGCTAACAACTCATATACATAGTTATATTTCATCCTAAGTAATTCAACATTCATCAAATCTTTGATAACAATCTCACCATGCAATCTTTGATAAACGAGATTGAAAGCATTTAAGAAACGATATACGTCTCTTATACTTTTTATATAATCAAACTTAAGTCCAAACCAGGGAGCGTTTATAGTGCTTTTAAATTCTTCTTTATCCTCAAGTTTAATGTTTTTCAGCCCCTCATTTAATAATATTTCTTTCAACTTAGATTTTTCATATTCAGGAAGTTTAAATTGATATTGAAATATTTTTTCTATATATTTATTACTTTTATACACTTTATCATTTAAAGTTTTTATCAAATACTCTCTATCATAAGCCGAAACAAACACCATATTAGGGAAATCAGCACTATTTCTTATCAACTGTAATACTGACATTATCTCATCCTTATCTAATCGATCTAAATCATCTATAATAACAAGAATTAATTTGCCAATTCCTTTTATAGCAGAATTAATGACTTCGCGTTTAGTAACAACACTTTGAGAGGAAAAGCATTCTATAAATTTTGCGCCGAACTTTATAATATCATGATTACTATCAGAGAGGATGCGTGCATATTCTGTTAAGTTTGTTGATAAAGACGAGTCATATTTCTTTAGATTTTCACGAAGCTCTAAAAAGAAAGCATCGACAAGATTACGTTCTTTTTCATACTTCCAAGGATTAAACTTTATAATAATAGTATTTTTCTCATCAAAATGGTTACATAATAAATAGAGAAATGAGGTTTTCCCTTCTCCCCAAGGTGATTCAACACCAACAGAGAATGCCCTCTCTTCAATTGGTGTATTTTTTATCTTTATTGCAAGTTCTTCTGCGAATTTGTCTCTTTTGATTAAAGAATCACTCTCCTCTTCTTTAATTGGTAAATCTGTTTCAAATCCTTTTGACTCATCTATTATTCTAGGAACTCTTTTGTAACAAGCCGTTTTGATTATTATCAATAAAGAATATAAAGGAACTATGTCGATATAAGATAAATATTTTAAATTCCAAAATTTCACATAAGTCCATTCGTCAGAAAGGAGTCTATAATAAGCCCAGAAGAGTAAGAAAGTAAAAGCCCATCCAAATCTTGAATTGGATACTTTCTTATTATTGCGTATATCGATTACAGTGTAGTAGATTAGTACTATAACAACAAATATAAATAATATTCGTTCTGCTATATTATCATCAAACCCTGATAATATTCCATTAGCAATATAGTCATCGATTACCCCCATTATAAAGGCATTACAAAGGACAAACAATGATACAAATATT
Protein-coding sequences here:
- a CDS encoding KAP family P-loop NTPase fold protein, giving the protein MISKLGDVPIDPEHPFDGCKLDRKKYAEILTQIVSQYDSCVLAINSEWGTGKTTFIKMWQQHLINNGFNALYFNVWENDFISDPLIGFIGEFKELSKQYNLDTELSKVTNAASKIVLSMLPALVEAIAKQYIGDNAVNIIKGCAQGVTDVLSKEFQDYENQKNSIKEFREALQNFISQCKSDKPLIFFVDELDRCNPAYAVKVLERIKHLFSIPNIVFVLSIDKKQLCNAVKGYYGSESLDAENYLKRFIDIEYNLPEPSYEDFCNYLYDRFEIKTRMKYLGYGKSLNDFAITLFQYNKLSLRQMEKIYSHANLAVSCDKKQKCDPMLFLFFVFLKVCHNEIYTSFEEKIYKEPQDIVDVLEPFLPEDSEESEILSKVLGKTICIFFSHTKPFSVENLKEKAESLSIHKNTAHTISVEIDFFYYSFHGNFTFDKLTEIIDLLINFN
- a CDS encoding AbiH family protein; its protein translation is MNRIILVGNGFDLAHKLPTKYEDFINWYSQERFRSIAYSDSKISSDMLCSLSLKNKHQFNNLNKTNIPQTNKEMITYNSWHHFFNSTYGEYSGLLDMIADKNNSYDVEFTPLFANIINSIETKGWVDIENEYYNFLRSFLDKPEYKDPKELNDELDFIRAKLTEYLTLVQDKYINENILNKNISKIIFEPINKNDLSIETIKYLKRNHKNGHYTFDKDRNKSKFNLEPEIAPTYICILDFNYTKTADLYLPNSKYFQINHIHGDLEQPENVIFGYGDELDRDYKELSRLNDNEYLRNSKSIKYLESSNYHDVLSFIEFDKFQIYIMGHSCGNSDRTLMNTLFEHENCASIKPFYYQSKDGEDNYLDIVQNISRNFTDMKLMRDRVVNKELCEPLPQNDSTKKQEI
- a CDS encoding FRG domain-containing protein, whose amino-acid sequence is MGENNVKEIKCSSVEDFIHKISYNGELYGLRSNKYIYRGESSDEYKLIPSALREQNHEDLVNLVKTYFPTFKYKNDNSESFQMVAEYISLHLFYMYCDYRGLHIPNTNDFRHKLIGKVNIDDILYNKSTWLPSEYIEIAGLAQHYGVYTRLLDWSRNINVALYFAVSGLMNFDESEKPENIVLWVLNTTVLNTVEKDHDGIILSIPEYAGNPNLCAQKGVFSLYSIKSYYKTDHAEFFDNNDKIVKPLDEIIKEEINSGNEEPILYKILIPTPQNYELYNYLCNEGYDASLIFPGFEGTSKTLKENLYWSNQKQKNKQ
- a CDS encoding KAP family P-loop NTPase fold protein, with amino-acid sequence MNNTTSDNTQEQPSMIADIKKKLSDAKTKLSSIKKAISDAKIKSLIVTSIKKILSDFNTKLILIFVSLFVLCNAFIMGVIDDYIANGILSGFDDNIAERILFIFVVIVLIYYTVIDIRNNKKVSNSRFGWAFTFLLFWAYYRLLSDEWTYVKFWNLKYLSYIDIVPLYSLLIIIKTACYKRVPRIIDESKGFETDLPIKEEESDSLIKRDKFAEELAIKIKNTPIEERAFSVGVESPWGEGKTSFLYLLCNHFDEKNTIIIKFNPWKYEKERNLVDAFFLELRENLKKYDSSLSTNLTEYARILSDSNHDIIKFGAKFIECFSSQSVVTKREVINSAIKGIGKLILVIIDDLDRLDKDEIMSVLQLIRNSADFPNMVFVSAYDREYLIKTLNDKVYKSNKYIEKIFQYQFKLPEYEKSKLKEILLNEGLKNIKLEDKEEFKSTINAPWFGLKFDYIKSIRDVYRFLNAFNLVYQRLHGEIVIKDLMNVELLRMKYNYVYELLAKAHFKYLVKDGNYLKLWKKSQTNSSSDNEDILEIIKNKYTDDEDIKNIESMLRVLFNLQTYQTKTINNPSYIDRYFYYSLLDSDISEDEFEKVMNKPYQEIKQYINVWLNDKKGYNLSDLLGNAKISNIEIYKKVISSIFYVGYKIGDIFLKVNFVYSVILKSPLTPEENKAFIYEVFFENGASEFVAKFIKDLFIELPVTSKLNFTAEECHKISEKTLQLACDCNMTFDKVLKFLDYTSYLGKVINHDGTYHYDEFRNERADEIFISYVKSNYTTVFPSLINKNSNNYAYLSSPVVDDIWKSKDAFKSFIDELMESNKDDEMLKEFSEFMNKYFAQEKIGPVQFDFKYIHFDS